The following proteins come from a genomic window of Actinopolyspora saharensis:
- a CDS encoding LamB/YcsF family protein: protein MQTLVDLNADAGESFGRWTLGADDQLIPLVNSVNVACGWHAGDPGTMHSTLRIAREAGASVGAHPGMPDLAGFGRRAIALSPQEAADACLYQFGALRGIADSLGVPVTHVKPHGALYGLTLRDENVADAVVDALANAAPETNVVLLAGQTAQRLAAKGYPVVREAFADLDYDDNGHIVIEPVPRAKSPQQCTEQATSVLRGELVSMNGASVPVDADTICVHGDRPNAVEIAEAIRARFDEEGVGTAPMATVLAKRD, encoded by the coding sequence ATGCAGACACTGGTGGACCTCAACGCCGATGCAGGGGAGAGTTTCGGGCGCTGGACTCTCGGCGCGGACGACCAACTGATTCCGCTCGTCAACTCGGTGAACGTCGCCTGCGGGTGGCACGCGGGGGACCCGGGCACAATGCACAGCACTCTGCGGATCGCGCGGGAAGCGGGGGCTTCGGTGGGAGCCCACCCCGGCATGCCCGACCTGGCCGGTTTCGGGAGGCGGGCCATCGCGCTGAGCCCGCAGGAGGCGGCGGACGCGTGCCTGTATCAGTTCGGGGCGCTGCGCGGTATCGCGGACAGCCTCGGAGTGCCCGTCACGCACGTCAAGCCGCACGGAGCGCTGTACGGATTGACGCTGCGGGACGAGAACGTGGCCGATGCGGTGGTGGACGCGCTGGCCAACGCCGCCCCGGAGACGAACGTCGTGCTGTTGGCCGGGCAGACGGCCCAACGGCTCGCTGCCAAGGGATACCCCGTGGTGCGGGAGGCGTTCGCGGATCTGGACTACGACGACAACGGCCACATCGTCATCGAACCGGTCCCTCGGGCGAAGTCCCCGCAGCAGTGCACCGAACAGGCGACGTCAGTGCTGCGGGGGGAGCTCGTCTCGATGAACGGTGCTTCGGTTCCGGTGGACGCCGACACGATCTGCGTGCACGGTGACCGGCCGAACGCGGTCGAGATCGCGGAGGCGATCCGAGCCCGTTTCGACGAGGAAGGGGTCGGAACCGCGCCGATGGCCACCGTGCTCGCGAAGCGTGACTGA